The following are encoded together in the Bradyrhizobium sp. CCGUVB1N3 genome:
- a CDS encoding TetR/AcrR family transcriptional regulator, with protein MGPKTRILDATMLVFRRHGFRRSSIEQVAEAAGLTRQALYHHFESKEALFRAVIARVHETAIAAEEAAIGGAEKAGHGFADILVAGMTARMQAMIASFDGSPHIEELYSEHLVHGRDLYQKYAVLYAERLVATIARVARKQKLALPQGLSAAEFARLVEMAVHGSKSQHPAMQPADAFLKDMAVMVRTLCAGAVPKSQEQPASKAGTRARSSRSKAGARP; from the coding sequence ATGGGACCGAAAACGCGCATTCTCGACGCGACCATGCTGGTGTTTCGCCGCCACGGCTTTCGCCGCTCCTCGATCGAGCAGGTGGCCGAGGCCGCCGGCCTGACGCGGCAGGCGCTCTATCATCATTTCGAATCCAAGGAAGCGCTGTTCCGCGCCGTCATCGCGCGCGTGCACGAGACCGCCATTGCGGCCGAGGAGGCCGCAATCGGCGGGGCTGAAAAGGCGGGTCACGGCTTCGCCGACATTCTCGTCGCCGGCATGACGGCACGGATGCAGGCCATGATCGCGTCCTTCGACGGCTCGCCGCATATCGAGGAGCTGTATTCCGAGCACCTCGTGCATGGGCGTGACCTCTACCAGAAATATGCAGTGCTCTATGCGGAGCGGCTGGTCGCGACGATCGCGCGGGTTGCGCGCAAGCAGAAGCTTGCGCTTCCGCAGGGGCTGTCGGCGGCCGAGTTCGCGCGGCTCGTCGAAATGGCCGTGCATGGATCGAAGTCGCAGCATCCGGCGATGCAGCCGGCGGATGCCTTCCTGAAAGACATGGCGGTGATGGTGCGGACGCTCTGCGCCGGCGCCGTCCCGAAATCGCAGGAGCAGCCCGCGAGCAAGGCCGGGACCAGAGCGCGATCCTCACGCAGCAAAGCCGGAGCACGTCCATGA
- a CDS encoding molybdopterin-dependent oxidoreductase has translation MNTMTINGRIEPLPEDPDALLIDVVRDQLGLTGTKLVCGGGVCGACTVLVDGVPVTSCLMPARAAAGKSVTTVEGIGAQELHPVQKAFMAHDALQCGFCTPGFIVEAAAFCDRWRAVKGAAVPSREEIGAALSGHLCRCGAYDAIFHAVADTCAGRFDGDHFASPRIEARDKVTGAAKYTVDIRHDGQLEGVILRSRDAHARITALDLAPARALGGVTAVSLLSDDRIVRYVGEPIAAVAAKDRRTALAALAAIKPTSEPLPAVIGLDAARKDDAPLVFDRASRKRAGNVSEAAGGPAPWKQNVRGPTSVFAKRAKRARNWVNEARQANNRLLVEGTFRTGTQQHACLEPHAAVARFDGEELTVHASSQWVVHLKEQIAKRFKLDPARIRVIADHVGGGFGSKASIGAETIAAVELARAANAPVRVTYDRHEELSVAGYRPAAEVKVALLPSDRGELKALSVTAHADTGAAINSTIAGLARLMYPAEAKDLSDFDVISNLPPGAAFRGPGGPPMAFAVEQAVDEAALRLAVDPIALRKRWDPDPNRQRLYDWALSLDVWRNRSSAGSGRYRRGVGVATGYWFYLWQPKVKVEIAVKGGRIVASTATQDIGTGTRSVLADTVAREFDLEASEVEVRIGDSSLPEGPGSGGSRVTASVLPPTLTAIQKLKAALLEQATRKPAPGSNAPWRELIARSGDIAISETRGEDGKNTAPGIRSPLKDLGLLGVVFGWMMRRNSNLVIGAGVPSSVQVIEVEVDTWLGHVRVLKVHTGIAVGKIAAPRLAHSQACGAVIQGLGYALYEAREVDPLSGDVLTAGMEDYRIPGIADTPEIDVHFDEGGFDHVLGNSVGIGEVATVPTSPAVANAIFNAIGVRLAEIPIRPDRIVAALKGRTAA, from the coding sequence ATGAATACGATGACCATCAATGGCCGCATCGAGCCCCTGCCTGAAGATCCCGATGCGCTGCTTATCGATGTCGTGCGCGATCAGCTCGGTCTCACCGGCACCAAGCTCGTCTGCGGTGGTGGTGTCTGCGGCGCCTGCACGGTGCTCGTCGACGGCGTGCCGGTCACGAGCTGCCTGATGCCGGCGCGTGCCGCCGCTGGAAAATCCGTGACGACTGTGGAAGGCATTGGCGCACAGGAGCTGCACCCGGTGCAGAAGGCGTTCATGGCGCATGACGCCTTGCAATGCGGCTTCTGCACGCCCGGCTTCATCGTGGAGGCGGCTGCGTTCTGCGATCGCTGGCGCGCCGTAAAGGGGGCGGCCGTGCCTTCGCGTGAGGAGATCGGCGCCGCGCTGTCGGGCCATCTCTGCCGCTGCGGCGCCTATGACGCGATCTTTCACGCGGTGGCGGATACCTGTGCCGGCCGTTTCGACGGCGATCATTTCGCAAGTCCACGCATCGAGGCGCGCGACAAGGTGACGGGCGCAGCAAAATACACCGTAGATATCAGGCATGACGGCCAGCTCGAGGGCGTGATCCTGCGCTCCCGCGACGCGCATGCGCGCATCACCGCGCTCGACCTCGCCCCGGCGCGCGCTCTAGGCGGCGTCACTGCAGTGTCGCTGCTGTCCGACGATCGCATCGTGCGCTATGTCGGCGAGCCGATCGCGGCGGTCGCGGCGAAGGACCGCAGGACTGCGCTCGCCGCGCTTGCTGCGATCAAGCCGACCAGCGAACCGCTGCCCGCGGTGATCGGGCTCGACGCGGCGCGGAAAGATGATGCGCCCCTGGTGTTCGACCGAGCTAGCCGCAAGAGAGCGGGCAATGTCTCGGAAGCGGCGGGCGGGCCTGCGCCATGGAAGCAGAACGTTCGCGGGCCGACGTCGGTGTTTGCCAAGCGCGCCAAGAGAGCGCGCAACTGGGTGAACGAGGCGCGCCAGGCCAACAACCGTCTTCTCGTCGAGGGGACATTCCGCACCGGCACGCAGCAGCATGCCTGTCTCGAGCCGCATGCCGCGGTTGCGCGTTTCGATGGCGAGGAGTTGACGGTGCATGCCTCGTCCCAGTGGGTGGTCCATCTGAAGGAGCAGATCGCAAAGCGCTTCAAGCTCGATCCTGCGCGCATCCGCGTGATCGCCGATCATGTCGGCGGCGGTTTCGGCTCGAAGGCGAGCATCGGCGCCGAGACGATTGCCGCGGTCGAGCTCGCACGCGCGGCGAATGCGCCGGTAAGGGTTACCTACGACCGGCATGAAGAATTGTCGGTCGCCGGCTATCGTCCGGCCGCGGAGGTGAAGGTCGCCCTGTTGCCCTCCGATCGGGGCGAGTTGAAAGCGCTCTCCGTCACGGCGCATGCTGATACGGGCGCTGCGATCAACTCGACGATCGCGGGTCTCGCACGGCTGATGTATCCGGCCGAGGCCAAGGATCTGTCGGATTTCGACGTCATCAGCAATCTGCCGCCGGGTGCGGCGTTCCGTGGGCCCGGCGGTCCGCCGATGGCATTTGCGGTGGAGCAGGCGGTCGACGAGGCCGCCCTGCGGCTCGCCGTCGATCCGATTGCCTTGCGCAAGCGCTGGGATCCGGATCCCAATCGGCAAAGGCTCTATGACTGGGCCTTGAGCCTCGACGTCTGGCGCAATCGGAGCTCGGCCGGGAGCGGTCGCTATCGCCGCGGCGTTGGCGTGGCGACCGGCTACTGGTTCTATCTCTGGCAGCCCAAGGTCAAGGTCGAGATCGCGGTCAAGGGCGGCCGCATCGTTGCATCGACTGCGACGCAGGATATCGGGACCGGCACCCGCAGCGTTCTGGCCGATACGGTCGCTCGCGAATTCGATCTCGAGGCGAGCGAGGTCGAGGTGCGCATCGGCGACTCGTCGCTCCCCGAAGGCCCCGGCTCCGGTGGCAGTCGCGTCACCGCCTCGGTGCTGCCGCCGACGCTTACGGCGATCCAGAAGTTGAAAGCCGCGCTCCTGGAGCAAGCCACGCGCAAGCCCGCACCGGGCTCGAATGCGCCATGGCGTGAGCTGATCGCGCGCTCGGGAGATATCGCTATCTCGGAGACGCGTGGCGAGGACGGGAAGAACACGGCGCCTGGCATCCGATCGCCGCTCAAGGACCTCGGGCTTCTCGGCGTGGTGTTCGGCTGGATGATGCGCCGCAACTCGAACCTCGTCATCGGCGCGGGCGTGCCGAGCTCGGTGCAGGTGATCGAAGTCGAGGTCGATACCTGGCTCGGTCACGTGCGCGTGCTCAAGGTGCACACGGGGATAGCGGTCGGGAAGATCGCGGCGCCTCGGCTCGCGCACAGCCAGGCCTGCGGTGCGGTGATCCAGGGGCTCGGCTACGCGCTTTACGAGGCGCGCGAGGTCGATCCGCTCAGCGGCGACGTCCTGACCGCCGGCATGGAGGATTATCGCATCCCCGGCATTGCGGATACGCCCGAGATCGACGTGCATTTCGACGAGGGCGGTTTTGATCACGTGCTTGGCAACAGCGTCGGCATCGGTGAGGTGGCGACGGTACCGACGTCGCCTGCAGTCGCGAACGCGATTTTCAATGCGATTGGCGTTCGCCTAGCCGAAATTCCGATCCGGCCCGACCGTATCGTCGCCGCCTTGAAGGGGAGAACTGCGGCATGA
- a CDS encoding FAD-binding oxidoreductase, giving the protein MPGAALPTDPSVPGASVTAAILDALREIVGDKGLILDERDKQPFVTEWRGTLAGQAAAVVRPANTAEVSKVVKLCYDNGIAIVPQGGNTGLMGGATPWPTHRGILLSLGRMNHVLNVDPVGYSMTVEAGCILETLQETAARHDRFFPLSLGSQGSCMIGGNLSTNAGGVQVLRYGNARNLVLGLEVVLPNGDVWDGLRALKKDNTGYDLKHLFMGAEGTLGIITKTVLKLWPAPKDVCTAWLAIRDPQAAIEILSEAYVASDDNVGSCELMSRACIDMVLRHIPGTQDPLKAETEWYLLLEWSSSRPRLDGSAGMSEKMEQFLADQLEAGRLLDAVIAQTEAQSRNMWRIRESVAEAARAEGPGLSCDVSVAISRIPEFIDKGLKAVLDILPTIRPYPLGHIGDGNLHFSFMGPKGMNRETLTLYSPAITRSVNDIIASMAGSISAEHGIGIEKIDQLAHYRSKTELDVMRTIKRALDPKNIMNPGKILRL; this is encoded by the coding sequence ATGCCGGGTGCAGCCCTTCCCACCGATCCCTCCGTTCCAGGCGCATCGGTAACGGCGGCCATCCTCGACGCCTTGCGGGAAATCGTGGGTGACAAGGGCCTGATCCTCGACGAGCGCGACAAGCAGCCCTTCGTGACCGAGTGGCGCGGGACGCTGGCCGGGCAGGCCGCAGCGGTCGTGCGTCCGGCCAATACGGCCGAGGTCTCCAAGGTCGTAAAGCTCTGCTACGACAACGGCATCGCCATCGTGCCGCAGGGCGGCAACACCGGCTTGATGGGCGGTGCCACCCCGTGGCCAACGCATCGCGGCATCCTGCTGTCGCTCGGCCGGATGAATCATGTGCTGAACGTCGATCCGGTCGGTTACTCCATGACCGTGGAAGCCGGCTGCATCCTCGAGACGCTCCAGGAGACGGCGGCGCGCCACGACCGCTTCTTTCCGCTGAGCCTCGGGTCTCAGGGCTCATGCATGATCGGGGGTAATCTGTCCACCAATGCCGGCGGCGTGCAGGTGCTGCGCTATGGCAATGCGCGCAACCTGGTTTTGGGCCTCGAGGTCGTGCTGCCGAACGGCGACGTCTGGGATGGGCTGCGCGCGCTCAAGAAGGACAATACCGGCTACGACCTCAAGCATCTCTTCATGGGCGCCGAGGGCACGCTCGGCATCATCACTAAAACGGTGCTGAAGCTGTGGCCGGCGCCGAAGGACGTGTGCACGGCGTGGCTGGCGATCCGCGATCCGCAGGCCGCCATCGAGATCCTCTCGGAAGCATACGTCGCCTCCGACGACAATGTCGGCTCCTGCGAGCTCATGAGCCGCGCCTGCATCGACATGGTGCTGCGCCACATCCCCGGCACGCAGGATCCGCTCAAGGCGGAGACGGAATGGTACCTCCTGCTCGAATGGTCGTCATCCCGGCCGCGGCTGGACGGCAGCGCCGGCATGTCGGAGAAGATGGAGCAGTTTCTGGCCGATCAGTTGGAAGCGGGCCGCCTGCTCGACGCGGTGATCGCCCAGACAGAGGCGCAGTCGCGCAACATGTGGCGTATTCGTGAAAGCGTGGCCGAGGCCGCACGTGCCGAAGGGCCCGGCCTCAGCTGCGACGTGTCGGTCGCGATCTCCAGAATCCCTGAATTCATCGACAAGGGCCTCAAGGCCGTCCTCGACATCCTTCCGACGATCCGCCCCTATCCGCTCGGCCATATCGGGGACGGCAATCTGCACTTCTCCTTCATGGGTCCGAAGGGCATGAACCGCGAGACGCTCACGCTATATTCCCCCGCGATCACGAGGAGCGTGAACGACATCATCGCCTCCATGGCCGGCTCGATCTCCGCGGAACACGGCATCGGCATCGAGAAGATCGACCAGCTCGCGCACTACCGCTCGAAGACCGAGCTCGACGTCATGCGCACGATCAAGCGGGCGCTCGATCCGAAGAACATCATGAACCCGGGCAAGATCCTGCGGCTCTGA
- a CDS encoding IclR family transcriptional regulator, whose product MAEPAKTDGPLDRAFAIVGHVAGQTKAASVAEIAQALALPLPTAHRLIGNLEERGLLQKALGTKRYVVGNQLVTLSAKVIGAAFRTARRHAVLRAVAGEIGEQCEIGVVRDNMVAYVDSVRVSQPQGLQFNPGEAAPLHCTSTGKIYMSRLPEKAREKLCRALALTKFTDTTIADYDALMKVLEETRARGWAKTNEEYVKGVVGCAVPILSPDRELIACLGVSVPAARVSFAELDRFIGPLQKAAALLSDTILQDDDDGG is encoded by the coding sequence ATGGCGGAGCCAGCCAAGACCGACGGACCACTCGATCGCGCCTTTGCCATCGTCGGGCACGTCGCCGGTCAAACCAAAGCCGCGTCAGTCGCGGAGATCGCCCAGGCGCTCGCCCTACCGCTTCCGACCGCGCACCGGTTGATCGGAAACCTTGAGGAACGCGGCCTTCTCCAGAAGGCGCTCGGGACCAAGCGCTATGTGGTCGGCAATCAGCTCGTCACCCTGTCCGCGAAGGTCATCGGCGCTGCATTCCGCACCGCGCGCCGGCATGCCGTGCTGCGCGCGGTCGCCGGCGAAATCGGCGAGCAATGCGAGATCGGCGTCGTGCGCGACAACATGGTGGCCTATGTCGACAGCGTCCGCGTCTCGCAACCGCAGGGACTGCAATTCAATCCGGGCGAAGCGGCGCCGCTGCACTGTACGTCGACAGGCAAGATCTACATGAGCCGCTTGCCGGAGAAAGCGCGCGAGAAGCTGTGCCGCGCGCTCGCGCTGACGAAATTTACGGATACGACGATCGCAGACTACGACGCATTGATGAAGGTGCTCGAGGAGACGCGCGCTCGCGGCTGGGCCAAGACCAACGAGGAGTACGTCAAGGGCGTGGTTGGATGTGCCGTCCCCATCCTGTCGCCGGACCGTGAGCTGATCGCGTGCCTGGGCGTCTCGGTCCCGGCAGCGCGCGTGAGCTTCGCCGAACTCGACCGTTTCATCGGCCCGCTTCAGAAGGCCGCCGCGCTCCTGTCGGACACGATCCTGCAGGACGATGACGACGGTGGATGA
- the hisC gene encoding histidinol-phosphate transaminase — MSRFWSPVVHNLSPYVPGEQPKQDGVVKLNTNENPYPPSPRVLAAIASAAERLRLYPDPRASRLREAIAAHHKVAPEEVFVGNGSDEVLAHTFQALLKHDAPLLFPDVTYSFYPVYCGLYGVAHEEVPLDAAMRVQIADYRRPCSAILLSNPNAPTGIGLPRDAITELLIEHPDQLVVVDEAYVDFGAESAVPLVARHDNLLVIQTFSKSRALAGLRVGFAIGQRPLIEALERVKDSFNSYPVDCLALAGATAAIEDEAWFQETRTHIMANRETLTRDLSGLGFEVLPSQANFVFARHRSHGGADLAAALRQRGVLVRHFKKPRIENFLRITIGTEAQCGRLITELRSLITR; from the coding sequence ATGAGCCGCTTCTGGAGTCCCGTCGTCCACAACTTGTCGCCCTACGTGCCGGGCGAGCAGCCCAAGCAGGATGGCGTCGTCAAGCTCAACACCAACGAGAATCCCTATCCGCCCTCGCCGCGCGTGCTCGCGGCGATCGCATCGGCTGCGGAGCGGCTCCGCCTCTATCCCGATCCGCGCGCATCGCGCCTGCGCGAGGCGATCGCCGCCCACCACAAAGTCGCGCCCGAGGAGGTGTTCGTCGGCAACGGCTCGGATGAGGTGTTGGCCCATACCTTCCAGGCGCTATTGAAGCACGACGCGCCGCTCCTGTTTCCCGACGTCACCTACAGCTTCTACCCCGTCTATTGCGGCCTCTATGGTGTCGCTCACGAGGAGGTGCCGCTCGATGCCGCGATGCGGGTGCAGATTGCCGACTACCGGCGGCCATGCAGCGCGATCCTTCTCTCCAATCCGAACGCACCGACCGGCATCGGCCTTCCGCGCGATGCAATCACGGAGCTGCTCATCGAGCATCCGGATCAGCTCGTGGTGGTCGACGAAGCCTATGTCGATTTCGGCGCCGAGAGCGCCGTGCCGCTCGTTGCGCGCCACGACAATCTGCTTGTCATCCAGACCTTCTCGAAATCGCGGGCGCTCGCCGGCCTGCGGGTCGGCTTTGCGATCGGGCAGCGGCCACTGATCGAGGCGCTGGAGCGGGTGAAGGACAGTTTCAACTCCTACCCCGTCGATTGCCTTGCCCTCGCGGGCGCCACTGCTGCCATCGAGGACGAGGCGTGGTTTCAGGAGACGCGCACGCACATCATGGCGAACCGCGAAACGCTGACGCGTGACCTCTCCGGGCTCGGCTTCGAGGTGCTGCCGTCGCAGGCCAACTTCGTCTTCGCGCGCCATCGGAGCCACGGCGGCGCCGATCTCGCGGCTGCGCTTCGGCAACGCGGCGTCCTGGTCCGGCATTTCAAAAAACCGCGCATCGAGAACTTCCTGCGCATCACGATCGGCACGGAGGCGCAGTGTGGCCGGCTGATTACGGAGCTGCGCAGTCTGATCACGCGCTAG
- a CDS encoding amino acid ABC transporter permease, with the protein MFGVLFEQAADGQRYIDWLLAGLGWTLALAFCGWWIAFAVGVIVGIGRTVPNRLVAGLARLYVEIFRNIPVLVQMFLWYFVLPEILPSRLGDAIKQIPPPWGSFFPALVCLGLYTAARIAEQVRAGIEALPKGQAEAANALGLTPYLTYRHVIVPQALRLIVPSLTSEVMGIYKNTSVALTIGLMELTAQARQISEATFQTFTAFGAATLIYLVLALIAYQSMMLIDKAVRIPGSTPAKDAIEPALADDVQPGTALPHGMEVVK; encoded by the coding sequence ATGTTCGGAGTGCTTTTTGAACAGGCGGCGGACGGCCAGCGCTATATCGACTGGCTTCTCGCGGGCCTCGGCTGGACGCTCGCGCTGGCTTTCTGTGGCTGGTGGATCGCCTTCGCCGTCGGCGTCATCGTCGGGATCGGCCGTACCGTGCCGAACCGGCTCGTGGCGGGGCTCGCACGGCTGTATGTCGAGATATTCCGGAACATCCCGGTGCTGGTGCAGATGTTTCTCTGGTACTTCGTGTTGCCGGAGATACTCCCGAGCCGCCTCGGTGACGCCATCAAGCAGATCCCGCCACCTTGGGGATCGTTCTTCCCGGCGCTGGTGTGCCTCGGTCTCTACACCGCGGCGCGCATTGCCGAGCAGGTGCGCGCGGGCATCGAGGCCTTGCCGAAGGGCCAGGCCGAGGCAGCCAATGCGCTGGGCCTCACTCCCTATCTGACCTATCGCCACGTCATCGTCCCGCAGGCGCTGCGGCTGATCGTGCCGAGCCTGACCAGCGAGGTCATGGGCATCTACAAGAACACCTCGGTGGCGCTCACGATCGGCCTGATGGAGCTGACTGCGCAGGCGCGGCAGATCAGTGAAGCGACCTTCCAGACCTTCACCGCCTTCGGTGCGGCGACGCTGATCTATCTCGTGCTAGCGCTCATCGCCTATCAATCGATGATGCTCATCGACAAGGCCGTGCGCATCCCGGGCTCCACGCCGGCGAAGGATGCGATCGAACCGGCCCTGGCGGACGACGTGCAGCCGGGCACCGCCTTGCCCCACGGAATGGAGGTCGTGAAATGA
- a CDS encoding amino acid ABC transporter substrate-binding protein yields the protein MRNFARMLGALSGLVAVTAMVEPSAAADSPTLTKIKSSGAITIGYREASIPFSYLGPDQKPIGFSLDLCAAIVERIKTELNLPNLTVNYTPVNSSNRIPLIQSGTVDIECGGTANDKKRQEQVSFSVTTFVSQPRWLVKADSGLKTAGDLKGKTIVVTQGSNAIGFAQGVNAKEQLGLNIVQAKDHAESFLMLNTGRAAAFMEDDILLAGLKAAAPKPDALIFLPEGYARVYYGLMFTKGDAGFKALVDDVLSKQMASGQFEKTYTKWFTRPIPPKGENLAFPLTDTLMERIAQPSDAVD from the coding sequence ATGAGGAATTTTGCACGGATGCTGGGGGCCCTGTCGGGCCTTGTGGCTGTCACCGCGATGGTCGAGCCGTCGGCCGCCGCCGATAGTCCGACGTTGACCAAGATCAAGTCCAGCGGCGCGATCACGATCGGCTACCGCGAGGCGTCGATCCCGTTCTCCTACCTCGGCCCCGATCAAAAGCCGATCGGCTTCTCGCTCGATCTCTGCGCCGCCATCGTCGAGCGCATCAAGACGGAGCTCAACCTGCCCAATCTCACCGTCAACTACACGCCGGTGAACTCGTCCAACCGGATTCCGCTGATTCAGAGCGGCACCGTCGATATCGAATGCGGCGGAACGGCCAACGACAAGAAGCGGCAGGAGCAGGTGTCGTTTTCGGTGACGACCTTCGTCAGCCAGCCGCGCTGGCTGGTCAAGGCCGACAGCGGCCTGAAGACCGCCGGCGATCTCAAGGGCAAGACCATCGTCGTCACGCAGGGCTCCAACGCGATCGGCTTCGCGCAAGGCGTGAACGCCAAGGAGCAGCTCGGCCTCAACATCGTCCAGGCGAAGGATCACGCCGAGTCGTTCCTGATGCTGAATACGGGGCGCGCCGCGGCCTTCATGGAAGACGACATCCTTCTCGCAGGCCTCAAGGCTGCAGCACCGAAGCCGGACGCGCTGATCTTCCTTCCCGAAGGTTATGCGAGGGTCTATTACGGGCTGATGTTCACGAAAGGCGATGCCGGCTTCAAGGCGCTCGTCGATGACGTTCTGTCCAAACAGATGGCCTCGGGCCAGTTCGAGAAGACCTACACGAAATGGTTCACCAGGCCGATCCCGCCCAAGGGTGAGAATCTCGCATTTCCGCTCACCGATACGCTGATGGAGCGGATCGCGCAGCCCAGCGACGCGGTCGACTGA
- a CDS encoding aminotransferase class V-fold PLP-dependent enzyme has protein sequence MSGHYDVDAVRKEFPAAERMTYLDSGFQAPLARPVKAAIDLYLREGLETAGPKSVWLDRVEQTRTKVAHFLGVSADEIAFTKNTSESMNIAANALQLRAGDNVLMVHGDHPNNAYAFLNLQRKGVEVRFVPMTDVVDAASFHPHIDANTRAISMSHVTFHAGHRFDIESVGALCAEKGLHFIVDVMQAIGVVPIDAKAIRASFIGSGSHKGLLVPQGLGLLYWDSANAELEPAYLAAASLAEIPADLIARPDKLTPAPSARRFELGNFNLPAIHALGASLDLIAQIGVENIQSHCFDLGDHLIAELDALDIRLVGPRDRKHRAPHIYVIALPAAEWLGYFEENGVRVSPERDGIRVSFGMFNKSADVDRLIELIRRRGVKTSSKAA, from the coding sequence ATGTCAGGTCATTACGACGTCGATGCCGTGCGGAAGGAATTCCCGGCTGCCGAGCGGATGACCTATCTCGACTCTGGATTCCAGGCGCCGCTCGCGCGCCCCGTGAAGGCGGCGATCGACCTCTATCTCCGCGAAGGCCTCGAGACGGCCGGCCCGAAGAGCGTGTGGCTCGACCGCGTCGAGCAGACGCGGACCAAGGTCGCGCACTTCCTCGGCGTGTCCGCCGACGAGATCGCCTTCACCAAGAACACGTCGGAAAGCATGAACATTGCCGCGAACGCCCTGCAGCTGCGGGCGGGCGACAATGTCCTGATGGTTCACGGTGATCACCCGAACAATGCATACGCCTTTCTCAACCTGCAACGGAAGGGCGTCGAAGTGCGGTTCGTGCCGATGACCGATGTCGTCGATGCCGCGAGCTTTCATCCCCATATCGATGCGAACACCCGCGCGATCTCGATGTCGCATGTGACCTTTCACGCCGGCCACCGCTTCGATATCGAGAGTGTCGGTGCCTTGTGCGCGGAGAAGGGCCTCCATTTCATCGTCGACGTGATGCAGGCGATTGGCGTGGTGCCGATCGATGCAAAAGCCATTCGCGCGAGCTTCATCGGGTCGGGCAGTCACAAGGGCCTGCTCGTTCCCCAGGGGCTCGGGCTTCTTTATTGGGACAGCGCCAATGCGGAGCTCGAGCCCGCTTATCTCGCTGCCGCAAGCCTTGCGGAGATCCCGGCCGATCTCATTGCCCGCCCGGACAAGCTCACGCCGGCTCCGAGCGCCCGCCGCTTCGAGCTCGGCAATTTCAATCTTCCGGCGATCCATGCGCTTGGCGCCTCGCTCGACCTGATCGCGCAGATCGGCGTCGAGAACATCCAGAGCCACTGCTTCGATCTCGGCGATCATCTCATCGCCGAGCTCGATGCGCTCGATATCCGGCTCGTCGGTCCGCGCGACCGGAAGCACCGTGCGCCGCACATCTACGTCATCGCGCTGCCTGCGGCCGAATGGCTCGGCTACTTCGAAGAAAATGGCGTGCGCGTGTCGCCGGAACGGGACGGCATTCGCGTGTCGTTCGGCATGTTCAACAAATCAGCGGATGTCGATCGCCTGATCGAGCTCATCCGCCGGCGCGGTGTGAAGACATCATCCAAGGCTGCCTAG
- a CDS encoding xanthine dehydrogenase family protein subunit M: protein MNASSAEIAGIAPEFRAAGTDLSERRRSGVSRGPIVDLSATSGTIGIDWAADGSARIGAFTTIAAIASDERIRDAYPGIAAAAQGLATPQIRHLATLGGNLAQRSRCWYFRNPQIGCLKKGGSDCPARSGNHLYHAAFDLGPCVAPHPSTMAMALLAYDATITTDRRIRLSLPELIGDGTNGAADNALEPGERIVAISLPAPLASERAHYKRAISRSYAEWPLVEVCARVVVSGGIFQHVRIAAGGVAPVPLRLTACQAALEGKPTNAEIIAQAAQLATSGAKPLPMTGYKLDLLVGLVRDVVERIAK from the coding sequence ATGAACGCCTCGTCAGCAGAGATCGCGGGTATCGCACCCGAATTCCGCGCCGCCGGCACGGATCTGTCCGAGCGCCGCCGCAGCGGGGTGTCCCGTGGGCCCATCGTCGATCTCTCCGCGACATCAGGCACGATCGGGATCGACTGGGCTGCGGACGGCTCGGCCCGCATCGGCGCATTCACCACGATCGCGGCGATCGCGTCCGATGAGCGCATCCGGGATGCCTATCCCGGCATCGCCGCCGCCGCGCAAGGCCTCGCCACGCCGCAGATCCGGCATCTGGCAACGCTCGGCGGCAACCTCGCTCAGCGTTCGCGTTGCTGGTATTTCCGCAATCCGCAGATCGGCTGTCTCAAGAAGGGCGGCTCCGACTGCCCGGCGCGATCGGGTAATCATCTCTATCACGCGGCATTCGATCTCGGGCCTTGCGTGGCCCCGCATCCGTCGACCATGGCCATGGCGCTGCTCGCCTATGATGCGACGATCACGACAGACCGGCGCATCCGATTGTCGCTGCCTGAACTCATCGGCGACGGCACCAACGGCGCCGCAGATAATGCGCTCGAGCCGGGCGAAAGGATCGTGGCCATCTCGCTTCCGGCACCGCTCGCCTCCGAGCGCGCCCACTACAAGCGCGCCATCAGCCGCAGTTATGCGGAATGGCCGCTGGTCGAAGTTTGCGCGCGCGTCGTGGTATCTGGCGGTATCTTCCAGCATGTCCGCATCGCCGCCGGTGGGGTCGCCCCGGTGCCGCTGCGGCTGACGGCGTGCCAGGCGGCGTTGGAGGGAAAGCCGACAAACGCAGAAATCATCGCACAAGCCGCGCAGCTCGCAACATCAGGGGCAAAGCCGCTGCCGATGACCGGCTATAAGCTCGACCTGTTGGTTGGCCTGGTGCGGGACGTGGTGGAGCGGATTGCGAAGTAG